From Trichoderma atroviride chromosome 1, complete sequence, one genomic window encodes:
- a CDS encoding uncharacterized protein (EggNog:ENOG41~TransMembrane:2 (i177-197o217-234i)), producing the protein MPSRQGHIKSRHGCSRCKQRRVKCNERAPCQHCSRRKEECSLLRRSAVNSITPLRSSSSLESDPMFFLSHLSHGPRHQQTSCAATWGEDLYLMSHFTYSTAGTLSQRAEMARLWQSIVPEEAIACPFLIHGMLAVSALHVAGRRPSHRFRYERCCRQHQNQAIPEYRQAIQTISTDSVGRIFAMSYLVSILSLAAVSDNALRDEERHTEMQTSIDDIMAVVTVIRGIHAIVRPAHLRRRLMNSPYVILLTGHSPLSSSQRASLPAHVPSRYQMLRDECLKDLIAPNDHEVYKLCTEAIDLLEKVHRDVFSVKPLEDAEFSYLVKWIALVPSGFVTLIRERHAAALVILGDFAVIFKWLENIWFLKNWAANALRAIREAISPAGREWLNAVSCF; encoded by the exons ATGCCCTCTCGTCAAGGTCACATTAAatctcgccatggctgctcccGCTGTAAGCAGCGTCGCGTCAAG TGCAACGAACGCGCACCGTGCCAGCACTGTAGTCGGCGTAAAGAAGAATGCAGCCTTCTCAGGAGGAGCGCTGTCAATTCTATAACGCCA CTTCGCTCATCCTCGTCACTTGAATCAGATCCCATGTTCTTCCTGTCTCACTTGTCGCATGGACCCCGCCATCAGCAAACATCATGTGCTGCGACCTGGGGCGAAGACCTGTATTTAATGAGCCACTTCACGTATTCCACAGCTGGAACATTGTCTCAGCGAGCCGAGATGGCGCGGCTGTGGCAGTCGATTGTGCCTGAGGAGGCAATTGCCTGTCCGTTTCTCATCCATGGCATGCTCGCTGTGTCGGCCTTACATGTCGCCGGAAGGAGACCTTCGCATCGATTCAGGTACGAGCGATGTTGCCGACAGCACCAGAACCAGGCCATTCCCGAGTATCGACAGGCCATTCAGACCATCAGCACAGATTCTGTCGGGCGTATATTTGCAATGTCCTATTTGGTTTCAATATTgtctttggctgctgtgtCGGATAATGCCTTACGGGACGAGGAGCGGCACACGGAGATGCAGACATCGATCGACGATATAATGGCAGTGGTCACAGTCATAAGGGGTATCCATGCCATTGTGCGGCCGgctcatctccgccgccgcctaaTGAACAGTCCGTATGTCATCCTCTTGACAGGACACAGCcctttgagcagcagccaaagggCTTCATTGCCTGCACACGTCCCGTCGCGTTATCAGATGCTGCGGGACGAATGTCTGAAGGATCTCATCGCCCCCAACGATCATGAAGTATACAAGCTCTGTACAGAGGCGATTGATTTGTTGGAGAAAGTTCATCGTGATGTGTTTTCAGTGAAGCCTCTTGAGGACGCTGAATTTTCCTATTTGGTGAAGTGGATAGCGCTTGTGCCCTCGGGCTTTGTGACTCTGATTCGGGAACGACATGCTGCAGCACTTGTCATTCTTGGGGATTTtgccgtcatcttcaagtGGCTAGAGAATATCTGGTTTCTCAAAAACTGGGCTGCCAACGCGCTCAGAGCAATCAGGGAGGCCATCAGCCCAGCAGGGCGCGAGTGGCTGAACGCGGTTTCGTGCTTCTAG
- a CDS encoding uncharacterized protein (EggNog:ENOG41) has product MSGFSRKENCQVGLAILDTKDLPQTSPSKLISTYKFATGSPAFLSKVSNKFLFSESVNISQLDISSNIESLIHKDRDILFVGHGSPSDLQVLRALNFPFPERLSGITNTFNIANEVLEFWADSLGDLLILLGSLQWPSLCGAFNLQSFTPFSSSRI; this is encoded by the coding sequence ATGAGCGGATTTTCTCGCAAGGAGAACTGCCAAGTTGGCCTTGCTATTCTTGACACCAAAGACCTTCCCCAAACTTCCCCTAGCAAGCTCATTTCGACCTACAAGTTTGCCACAGGATCTCCCGCATTTCTCTCAAAAGTTTCAAACAAGTTTCTTTTTAGCGAATCAGTCAATATTTCTCAACTAGATATTTCAAGCAATATCGAGTCTCTTATTCACAAGGATCGCGATATTTTATTTGTGGGCCATGGGTCCCCCAGCGACCTCCAAGTGTTGCGTGCTCTCAATTTCCCGTTCCCCGAGCGCCTTTCAGGGATTACAAACACCTTCAACATTGCTAATGAAGTATTGGAGTTTTGGGCAGACTCTCTTGGAGATCTTCTTATACTGCTAGGATCCTTACAATGGCCTTCATTGTGCGGGGCATTTAACCTTCAGAGCTTTACTCCTTTTAGCAGCTCGAGGATTTAA
- a CDS encoding uncharacterized protein (EggNog:ENOG41), producing the protein MLTNWAKQLSAEEDLPASLSGCLRDIVIFEMLKSYWGHSFNIYAWAILFDIDGIALDYYAPDTVQLGHAISYVAKQTLFKISLEKHDDDIASLETEIVKNMIFTIKSMANTVEDWEKLLEKLENGLSNDRNEQLTKYFTNLVKAASIPRGRQ; encoded by the coding sequence ATGCTCACAAATTGGGCGAAGCAACTTTCCGCAGAGGAGGACCTTCCAGCCAGTCTCTCAGGTTGCCTTCGGGACATTGTCATATTTGAGATGCTCAAGAGTTATTGGGGTCATTCTTTCAACATATATGCATGGGCAATCCTATTTGACATTGATGGCATTGCCCTAGATTATTACGCACCCGATACTGTTCAGCTCGGCCATGCCATCTCATATGTGGCAAAGCAGACTCTGTTTAAAATCAGCCTTGAGAAACATGACGACGATATAGCAAGTCTGGAAACAGAGATAGTTAAAAACATGATTTTCACCATAAAATCGATGGCCAACACAGTGGAAGATTGGGAGAAATTGTTGGAAAAGCTGGAAAACGGATTATCAAATGATAGAAATGAGCAACTTACCAAATATTTCACCAATCTAGTGAAAGCGGCGTCTATTCCCCGAGGAAGGCAATAA